The following are encoded together in the Pseudomonas xantholysinigenes genome:
- a CDS encoding class I SAM-dependent methyltransferase translates to MSLDAQYFADLYASNDDPWAFRTRWYERRKRDLVLASLPRQCYERVFEPGCANGELSVLLAERCADLLCQDIDATAVALARQRLAGVSHARVEQGHLPGDWPGGQFDLIVLSEIGYYLDPTEWLQVIEQSVASLSHDGGLLACHWRHPIAGCPQEGREVHALLARHLPLYPLLRHEEADFLLEYWSCQPSLVDLDETCP, encoded by the coding sequence ATGAGCCTCGACGCGCAGTACTTCGCCGACCTGTATGCCAGCAACGATGACCCGTGGGCCTTTCGGACCCGCTGGTACGAACGACGCAAGCGCGACCTGGTCCTGGCCAGCCTGCCTCGCCAGTGCTACGAACGCGTGTTCGAGCCGGGGTGCGCCAACGGCGAACTGAGCGTCCTGCTGGCCGAGCGCTGCGCCGATCTGCTGTGCCAGGACATCGACGCCACCGCCGTGGCCCTGGCCCGCCAGCGGCTGGCGGGCGTGAGCCATGCCCGCGTCGAACAGGGGCACCTGCCGGGCGACTGGCCGGGCGGGCAGTTCGACCTGATCGTGCTCAGCGAGATCGGCTACTACCTGGACCCCACCGAGTGGCTGCAGGTGATCGAGCAGTCGGTGGCCAGCCTGAGCCATGACGGCGGCCTGCTGGCCTGCCATTGGCGCCATCCCATCGCTGGTTGCCCGCAGGAGGGTCGCGAGGTCCATGCCCTGCTGGCCCGACACCTGCCGCTGTACCCGCTGCTGCGCCACGAAGAAGCGGATTTCCTGCTCGAGTACTGGTCGTGCCAGCCCAGCCTTGTGGACCTGGACGAGACCTGCCCATGA
- a CDS encoding PIG-L deacetylase family protein: protein MSQNLIQAADGTPWSAWQQSTHLARATWLTPDRLCPPGKRLVLLAPHPDDEILMAGGLLASFHGREQDLVLISATNGEASHPHSSQWTEHRLRHQRPLESRHALQKLELDLNRVDWRRLNLKDGALPRDEAFLVTHLEQLLQPDDLLLTTWRGDGHCDHEAAGRACARAAQSCRAQLAEVPVWAWHWATPEDTRLPWPQAHRLQLDETRLARKREALAVHASQLLPDGDRPPVLPEQLQACLLQPFELVFLSMESP from the coding sequence ATGAGCCAGAATCTGATTCAGGCCGCTGACGGCACGCCATGGAGCGCCTGGCAGCAATCCACGCACTTGGCCCGCGCCACCTGGCTTACGCCGGACCGACTGTGCCCGCCCGGCAAACGGCTGGTGCTGCTGGCGCCGCATCCGGACGACGAGATCCTCATGGCCGGCGGCCTGTTGGCCAGCTTCCACGGCAGGGAACAGGACCTGGTGCTGATTTCCGCCACCAACGGCGAGGCCAGCCATCCGCACTCCAGCCAGTGGACCGAACACCGCCTGCGCCATCAGCGCCCGCTTGAGAGCCGCCATGCCCTGCAAAAGCTGGAGCTGGACCTCAACCGCGTCGATTGGCGACGACTCAACCTCAAGGACGGCGCCCTGCCCCGCGATGAGGCTTTCCTGGTCACGCACCTGGAACAGTTGCTCCAGCCCGACGACCTGCTGCTGACTACCTGGCGCGGCGACGGGCACTGCGATCATGAAGCAGCCGGCCGCGCCTGCGCGCGGGCGGCCCAGTCGTGCCGCGCGCAACTGGCCGAAGTGCCGGTATGGGCCTGGCATTGGGCGACCCCTGAGGATACACGCCTACCCTGGCCCCAGGCACATCGCCTCCAGCTCGACGAAACGCGCCTGGCGCGCAAGCGCGAGGCCCTGGCCGTCCATGCCAGCCAGCTGCTACCCGATGGCGATCGTCCGCCGGTATTGCCCGAACAGTTGCAGGCGTGCCTGCTGCAACCCTTCGAACTGGTCTTCCTGTCAATGGAGTCGCCATGA
- a CDS encoding acyl-CoA dehydrogenase: MDSTHFDQLLHRLAARLQSLELEPLLPELLQALQREHLDLLPLPGQGQTLERWRALARVAACDLSLAKLYEGHTDALAILAECGAAHHADDGIWGVWAAEPPDARPLIVERNGERVRLQGRKAWCSGALQIDRALLTAWQDDQPQLVAIELGHPSQRIQADHWQAVGMATTASVAITFDDSPGLAIGEPDQYLSRPGFWHGGAGIAACWYGAAAALADYLREHCRKPRPDPHADAHLGAVDAALLGARAALHECAAWIDRHPGDDASFEVRRTRAQVEQAVELVIQHVGRALGATPYCCSSHFARLSADLPVYLRQSHAERDLAELGRQLTDMPAGAWQL; the protein is encoded by the coding sequence ATGGATTCGACCCACTTCGATCAGCTGCTACACCGGCTCGCTGCCCGTTTGCAGTCCCTCGAACTCGAACCCTTGCTGCCGGAACTGTTGCAGGCTCTGCAGCGCGAACACCTCGACCTGCTCCCCTTGCCTGGCCAGGGGCAGACCCTGGAGCGCTGGCGGGCCCTGGCGCGGGTCGCTGCTTGCGATCTCAGTCTGGCCAAACTCTACGAAGGCCATACCGACGCCTTGGCGATCCTCGCCGAATGCGGCGCCGCCCATCATGCAGACGACGGAATCTGGGGCGTGTGGGCTGCCGAGCCGCCGGATGCCCGCCCCCTCATCGTCGAACGGAACGGCGAGCGGGTTCGTCTGCAGGGCCGCAAGGCCTGGTGTTCGGGGGCGTTGCAAATCGACCGTGCGCTGCTGACCGCCTGGCAGGACGACCAGCCTCAACTGGTGGCCATCGAGCTGGGCCATCCCAGCCAGCGCATTCAGGCCGACCACTGGCAAGCCGTTGGCATGGCCACCACCGCCAGTGTCGCCATCACGTTCGACGACTCGCCAGGACTGGCCATCGGCGAGCCCGACCAGTACCTGTCCCGCCCAGGCTTCTGGCACGGCGGCGCGGGCATCGCCGCCTGCTGGTACGGCGCGGCCGCAGCCTTGGCGGACTACCTGCGCGAACACTGCCGCAAACCCCGGCCCGACCCACACGCCGACGCCCACCTGGGCGCCGTCGATGCGGCCTTGCTCGGAGCCCGCGCCGCCCTGCACGAATGCGCCGCCTGGATCGACCGGCACCCAGGCGACGATGCCAGTTTCGAGGTGCGCCGCACCCGCGCCCAGGTCGAGCAGGCGGTCGAGTTGGTCATCCAGCACGTCGGCCGGGCGCTCGGCGCCACGCCGTACTGTTGCAGCAGCCACTTCGCCCGCCTCAGCGCCGACCTGCCGGTATACCTGCGGCAAAGCCACGCTGAACGCGACCTGGCCGAGCTGGGGCGGCAACTGACCGACATGCCTGCAGGCGCATGGCAACTATGA
- the ligD gene encoding DNA ligase D, with translation MAKPLQEYQRKRDFNATPEPAGKRARPRLAHALQYCIQKHDASHLHYDFRLELDGTLKSWAIPKGPSLDPKVRRLAVHVEDHPLNYADFEGHIPEGHYGAGDVIVWDRGVWEPEGDPHEAYAKGKLRFRLQGEKLSGIWNLFRTHLAGKKEQWMLVKSHDGQARSETDYRIVEALPDSVLSERTLPPRRPAKASASTRKRKAGRKALPALLQPQLATLVDSPPSGDWRYEVKFDGYRILARIDGDDIRLFTRNGHDWSAKMPRQVEALKALGLDAAWLDGEMVVVGDNGAADFQALQNAFDTEHDERITYYLFDLPWLGDEDLRELQLQARRDTLAKLLEDNASPLLRYSADFKEPVDSLLDSACRLELEGLIGKRADSPYVGRRSSDWIKLKCKQRQEFVIVGYTDPKGSRNGFGALLLALHDHDSGQLRYAGKVGTGFSAATLDSILARLKPLQIVKPPLASPPTGAEARGVHWLKPQLLAEVAYAQMTREGIVRHSVFHGLRDDKPATAIDLERAMPAKRAAQTRSKGLGNLRLTHPERVVDATTGATKRQVAQYYAQVADRLLPQLKDRPVALVRAPDGLGGELFFQKNAGQLHIPHVLSYSKAQAGQAAMVLNRADSLLGAVQMNTLELHTWNATTKDFDKPDRFVLDLDPDPALPWKAMLEATQLTLTLLDELGLKVFLKTSGGKGMHLVVPLTRRAGWDEVKDFSHALVEHMAGLFPDRLSAVSGPKNRVGRIFIDYLRNGKGATTVAAYSLRAREGLPVSVPIWREELTQLKGANQWNIGNLQARLAEVDDPWAEMARTRQSITVRMRKQLGIA, from the coding sequence ATGGCCAAGCCCCTGCAGGAGTACCAGCGCAAGCGCGATTTCAATGCCACGCCCGAGCCGGCTGGCAAACGCGCCAGGCCACGCTTGGCCCACGCGCTGCAGTACTGCATCCAGAAACACGATGCCAGCCACTTGCACTACGATTTCCGCCTGGAACTCGACGGCACCCTCAAGAGCTGGGCGATCCCCAAGGGACCCTCGCTCGATCCCAAGGTCCGGCGCCTCGCGGTGCACGTGGAGGATCACCCACTGAATTACGCCGATTTCGAAGGACACATTCCCGAAGGCCATTACGGCGCTGGTGATGTGATCGTCTGGGATCGGGGTGTCTGGGAGCCTGAGGGCGATCCGCATGAAGCCTACGCCAAGGGCAAGCTGCGCTTTCGCCTGCAAGGCGAGAAGCTATCGGGGATCTGGAATCTGTTCCGTACCCACCTGGCCGGCAAGAAAGAGCAGTGGATGCTGGTCAAGTCCCATGACGGACAGGCGCGCAGCGAAACCGACTACCGCATCGTCGAGGCCCTGCCGGACAGCGTGCTGAGCGAGCGCACCCTGCCACCGCGGCGCCCGGCCAAGGCAAGCGCTTCCACGCGCAAACGCAAGGCCGGCCGCAAAGCCCTGCCGGCGCTGCTCCAGCCACAACTGGCCACGCTGGTCGACTCACCTCCCAGCGGCGACTGGCGTTACGAAGTCAAGTTCGATGGCTACCGGATCCTGGCCCGCATCGACGGTGACGACATACGCCTGTTCACCCGCAATGGCCACGACTGGAGCGCGAAGATGCCCCGCCAGGTCGAGGCGCTCAAGGCACTGGGGCTCGACGCGGCGTGGCTGGACGGAGAAATGGTGGTAGTCGGCGACAATGGTGCAGCCGATTTCCAGGCCTTGCAGAACGCCTTCGACACCGAGCACGACGAACGTATCACCTATTACCTGTTCGACCTGCCCTGGCTGGGCGATGAAGACTTGCGCGAACTGCAGCTACAGGCACGTCGCGACACCCTGGCCAAGCTGCTGGAAGACAATGCTTCGCCACTGCTCAGGTATTCAGCCGACTTCAAGGAGCCAGTCGACTCGCTGCTCGACAGCGCCTGCCGTCTAGAGCTCGAAGGACTGATCGGCAAACGTGCCGACAGCCCCTACGTCGGCCGACGCAGCAGCGACTGGATCAAGCTCAAGTGCAAACAGCGCCAGGAATTCGTGATTGTCGGCTACACCGACCCCAAGGGCAGTCGCAACGGCTTCGGCGCCCTGCTGCTGGCCCTGCACGACCACGACAGCGGCCAGCTGCGCTACGCCGGCAAGGTCGGCACCGGCTTCAGCGCCGCCACCCTGGACAGCATCCTCGCCCGCCTGAAACCGCTGCAGATCGTCAAGCCGCCCTTGGCCAGCCCCCCCACAGGGGCCGAAGCTCGCGGCGTGCACTGGCTCAAGCCGCAACTGCTGGCGGAAGTCGCCTACGCCCAGATGACCCGCGAAGGCATCGTGCGCCATTCGGTGTTCCACGGTCTGCGCGACGACAAACCCGCCACCGCCATCGACCTGGAGCGAGCGATGCCCGCCAAACGCGCAGCACAGACACGATCCAAGGGCCTGGGCAACCTGCGCCTGACCCACCCCGAGCGTGTGGTCGACGCGACCACCGGGGCCACCAAGCGCCAGGTCGCACAGTACTACGCCCAGGTCGCCGATCGGCTGCTGCCACAGCTCAAGGATCGGCCTGTCGCCCTGGTCCGGGCACCGGATGGCCTGGGCGGCGAGCTGTTCTTCCAGAAGAACGCCGGCCAGCTGCATATTCCCCACGTGCTCAGCTACAGCAAGGCCCAGGCCGGCCAGGCGGCCATGGTGCTCAATCGCGCCGACAGCCTGCTGGGCGCGGTACAGATGAACACACTGGAATTGCACACCTGGAATGCCACCACCAAGGACTTCGACAAGCCCGACCGCTTCGTGCTCGACCTGGACCCTGATCCCGCGCTGCCCTGGAAAGCCATGCTCGAGGCCACCCAGTTGACCCTTACCCTGCTCGATGAGCTGGGCCTGAAGGTGTTCCTCAAGACCAGCGGCGGTAAGGGCATGCACTTGGTCGTGCCGTTGACCCGGCGCGCCGGTTGGGACGAAGTGAAGGACTTCAGTCATGCCTTGGTCGAACACATGGCCGGCCTGTTCCCCGATCGCCTCAGCGCCGTGTCCGGGCCGAAGAACCGGGTCGGGCGGATCTTCATCGACTACCTGCGCAACGGCAAGGGCGCCACCACCGTCGCCGCCTACTCGCTGCGCGCCCGCGAGGGCCTGCCGGTGTCGGTGCCGATCTGGCGCGAGGAACTGACTCAGCTCAAGGGCGCCAACCAATGGAACATCGGCAACCTGCAGGCGCGGCTTGCCGAGGTGGACGATCCGTGGGCCGAAATGGCCAGGACCCGCCAATCGATCACCGTGCGCATGCGCAAGCAACTGGGGATTGCCTGA
- a CDS encoding phosphotransferase system, HPr-related protein, which produces MPRPDDPRPQVEIDDTEDRMGSVHELDFSERRDERQGRVGDQRPAREIAEDYPPRRVAESGMTGGETLSDSLHEDNVSLDDLSPDTLFDETGARDTHEPGTGSGPADQTLRQVEANEIGGGIGLDEAELARSAPLDGEPWTDDVEPDDDRREP; this is translated from the coding sequence ATGCCTAGACCCGATGACCCAAGACCGCAGGTCGAGATCGACGACACTGAGGATCGCATGGGCAGCGTCCACGAGCTGGATTTCAGCGAGCGTCGCGATGAACGCCAGGGGCGTGTCGGCGACCAGCGTCCGGCGCGCGAGATCGCTGAGGACTACCCGCCCCGGCGTGTCGCCGAAAGCGGCATGACGGGTGGCGAGACCCTGAGCGACAGCCTGCACGAGGACAATGTCAGCCTCGACGACCTGAGCCCGGATACGCTGTTCGATGAAACTGGCGCTCGCGACACGCATGAGCCTGGCACAGGCAGCGGACCTGCCGACCAGACCCTGCGTCAGGTGGAGGCCAATGAGATCGGCGGCGGCATCGGCCTGGACGAGGCCGAACTGGCCCGCTCGGCGCCGTTGGACGGTGAGCCGTGGACCGACGACGTGGAGCCCGATGACGATAGGAGAGAGCCGTGA
- a CDS encoding metallothionein has product MNEQRCSCNHCSCTVDANAVVQDGKAYCCEACATGHRNGEPCRMADCKCGEMTQPKESTVDSALDETFPASDPISP; this is encoded by the coding sequence ATGAACGAGCAACGCTGTTCCTGCAACCACTGTTCTTGCACCGTGGATGCCAATGCCGTGGTCCAGGATGGCAAGGCCTATTGCTGCGAAGCCTGCGCGACTGGGCATCGCAATGGGGAGCCTTGTCGTATGGCTGACTGTAAATGTGGAGAGATGACCCAGCCGAAGGAGAGCACTGTCGATAGCGCATTGGATGAAACGTTCCCGGCGAGTGATCCAATTTCGCCATGA
- a CDS encoding Rho termination factor N-terminal domain-containing protein, which yields MPRGDKDKYTDKQKRKAEHIEQSYEDKGVSKDEAEARAWATVNKQSGGGERIGGSGQKKSPAAKAQARASSARRAVATKHGVPRSGQQLEDMTKAELMDRARKRHIAGRSTMRKDELIKALSSKE from the coding sequence ATGCCACGTGGAGACAAAGACAAGTACACCGACAAGCAGAAACGCAAGGCCGAGCATATCGAGCAGAGCTACGAGGACAAGGGCGTGTCCAAGGATGAAGCTGAGGCCCGCGCCTGGGCCACGGTCAACAAGCAGTCCGGGGGCGGCGAGCGCATAGGCGGTTCCGGGCAGAAGAAAAGCCCGGCGGCCAAGGCCCAGGCGCGGGCTTCATCAGCCCGGCGCGCGGTGGCGACGAAGCATGGCGTGCCTCGTTCCGGACAGCAGCTGGAGGATATGACCAAGGCCGAACTGATGGACCGTGCCCGCAAGCGGCACATTGCCGGGCGCTCCACAATGCGTAAAGACGAATTGATCAAGGCATTGAGCAGCAAGGAGTGA
- a CDS encoding lysylphosphatidylglycerol synthase domain-containing protein translates to MATPRWKTWGKRLLTVLFLVLIPVLLFTLARNLDWNEVRQSLLAYRSSTLALGLLLALCSYLVFASYDLLARAYTGHRLPARQVLPVAFVCYAFNLNFTTWVGGVALRYRLYNRLGLDTPTITRILTLGLLTNWMGYLLLAGTVFALGLVKLPDSWVVGAGGLRLIGVLMVAVALAYLFACAFAKRRTWDLRGHEVTLPSLRLALCQVALGASNWALMAALIHLLLPPDLFYPSVLGVLLISCVAGVVAHIPAGLGVLEAVFLALLHGQLGQGTLVAALLGYRTLYYLIPLLLAVVIYLILEKRAKTLRRQAGPALDKR, encoded by the coding sequence ATGGCCACGCCACGCTGGAAGACCTGGGGCAAACGCCTGCTGACCGTGCTGTTCCTGGTGCTGATCCCGGTGCTGCTGTTCACCCTGGCGCGTAACCTGGACTGGAACGAAGTCCGCCAGTCGCTGCTGGCCTACCGATCCTCGACCCTGGCCCTGGGGTTGCTGCTGGCCCTGTGCAGCTACCTGGTGTTCGCCAGCTACGACCTGCTCGCCCGCGCCTACACCGGCCACCGCCTGCCAGCTCGCCAGGTGCTGCCGGTGGCGTTCGTGTGTTATGCGTTCAACCTCAACTTCACCACCTGGGTCGGTGGCGTGGCCCTGCGTTATCGCCTGTACAACAGGTTGGGGCTGGATACCCCGACCATCACCCGCATCCTCACCCTGGGCCTGTTGACCAACTGGATGGGCTACCTGCTGCTGGCCGGCACGGTGTTCGCCTTGGGCTTGGTCAAGCTGCCGGATAGCTGGGTGGTGGGCGCTGGCGGCCTTCGTCTGATCGGCGTGCTGATGGTGGCGGTCGCGTTGGCTTACCTGTTCGCCTGCGCCTTCGCCAAGCGGCGCACATGGGACCTGCGAGGGCATGAGGTCACCCTGCCGAGCCTGCGCCTGGCGCTGTGCCAGGTGGCCCTGGGCGCGAGCAACTGGGCGCTGATGGCAGCACTGATCCACCTGCTGCTGCCGCCGGACCTATTCTATCCCTCGGTGCTGGGTGTGTTGCTGATCAGTTGCGTGGCCGGCGTGGTCGCCCATATCCCCGCTGGGCTCGGCGTGCTGGAGGCCGTGTTCCTCGCGCTGCTCCATGGCCAGCTCGGCCAGGGCACGCTGGTCGCCGCGCTGCTGGGTTATCGAACGTTGTACTACCTGATTCCGCTGCTGTTGGCGGTGGTTATCTACCTGATCCTCGAGAAGCGCGCCAAGACCTTGCGCCGACAGGCCGGGCCGGCCCTCGACAAGCGCTGA
- the clsB gene encoding cardiolipin synthase ClsB encodes MKQSWSDGNHVELLINGEQYYPRVFESMAQAREEILLETFIIYDDKVGQPLRQALIDAARRGVRVEVAVDGYGTADLPDDFIASMTEAGVRFHSFDPQPRLAGMRTNLFRRLHRKILVIDGQRAFIGGINYSADHLGDFGPQAKQDYAVEVIGPVVAQVHASSCRMLAAVLDAASQVQPTRTTAGTASAALVERDNRRHRNDIEVCYLQVFREARQRIVVANAYFFPGYRLLRELRNAARRGVEVTLILQGQPDMRWVRALSRLLYNYLLRDNVRIHEYCQRPLHGKVALVDDDWSTVGSSNLDPLSLSFNLEANLLIRDRGFNDVLYQHLSELTREHCKAVTLERMVRGYWWRAPLIFLGFHITRYFPRIAGWFPAHRQRLQSLQADSEASAGYHGGKT; translated from the coding sequence ATGAAGCAGTCCTGGAGCGACGGCAACCACGTCGAACTGTTGATCAACGGTGAGCAGTACTACCCGCGCGTATTCGAGTCCATGGCCCAGGCACGCGAGGAAATCCTCCTGGAAACCTTCATCATCTATGACGACAAGGTCGGCCAACCCTTGCGCCAGGCCCTGATCGACGCCGCGCGGCGCGGGGTACGGGTGGAGGTCGCGGTGGACGGCTACGGCACCGCGGACCTACCCGACGATTTCATCGCCTCGATGACCGAGGCCGGGGTACGCTTCCATTCGTTCGATCCGCAACCCCGGCTGGCCGGCATGCGCACCAATTTGTTCCGCCGTCTGCACCGCAAGATCCTGGTGATCGACGGGCAGCGCGCGTTCATTGGCGGTATCAACTACAGCGCCGACCACCTCGGCGATTTCGGTCCGCAGGCCAAGCAGGACTACGCCGTGGAGGTCATCGGCCCGGTGGTGGCCCAGGTGCACGCTTCCTCGTGCCGTATGCTCGCAGCGGTGCTGGACGCCGCCAGCCAGGTCCAGCCGACCCGCACCACCGCAGGCACGGCCAGCGCCGCGCTGGTGGAACGCGACAACCGCCGCCATCGCAACGATATCGAGGTCTGCTACCTGCAGGTCTTCCGTGAAGCCAGGCAACGTATCGTCGTGGCCAACGCCTATTTCTTCCCCGGCTATCGCCTGCTGCGCGAACTGCGCAATGCCGCCCGGCGCGGGGTCGAGGTGACGCTTATCCTCCAGGGGCAGCCGGACATGCGCTGGGTGCGCGCGCTCTCGCGGCTGCTCTACAACTACCTGTTGCGCGATAACGTGCGCATCCACGAGTACTGCCAGCGTCCGCTGCACGGCAAGGTGGCGTTGGTGGACGACGACTGGTCCACGGTGGGTTCGAGCAATCTCGACCCGCTGAGCCTGTCGTTCAACCTCGAGGCCAACCTGCTGATCCGCGACCGTGGGTTCAACGATGTGCTCTACCAGCACTTGAGCGAACTGACCCGCGAGCACTGCAAGGCTGTGACGCTGGAGCGCATGGTGCGCGGCTACTGGTGGCGCGCGCCGTTGATCTTCCTGGGCTTCCACATCACCCGCTACTTCCCGCGCATCGCCGGCTGGTTCCCGGCGCACCGGCAACGCCTGCAGTCGTTGCAAGCCGACAGCGAGGCCTCGGCCGGCTACCACGGGGGCAAGACCTGA
- a CDS encoding endonuclease/exonuclease/phosphatase family protein produces MNGTLPAPRCIIDKVTTVHRLTVLTLNVHKGFTLFNRRFILPELREAVRATGADLVFLQEVHGSHQRHAERHPTWPTAPQYEFLADSMWPQFAYGRNAVYPQGDHGNALLSKFPIRAHDNLDVTIHGNEERGLLHCLLEVPGHEQVHAICVHLGLREGHRQRQVGLLLALLDSLPPDEPVIVAGDFNDWRLKADARLSGHLREAFGKPARSFPARLPLLRLDRIYLRNAQACEARVLSRYPWSHLSDHAPLVAQVTL; encoded by the coding sequence ATGAACGGGACCCTGCCTGCCCCCCGCTGCATCATCGACAAGGTGACCACCGTGCACCGCCTGACGGTGCTGACCCTCAACGTGCACAAGGGCTTCACCCTGTTCAACCGCCGCTTCATCTTGCCGGAGCTGCGCGAGGCGGTGCGCGCCACCGGGGCCGACCTGGTGTTCCTGCAAGAGGTGCACGGCAGCCATCAGCGGCATGCCGAACGCCATCCGACCTGGCCGACGGCACCTCAGTACGAATTCCTCGCCGACAGCATGTGGCCGCAGTTCGCCTACGGGCGCAACGCGGTCTATCCGCAGGGCGACCATGGCAACGCCCTGCTGTCCAAGTTTCCGATCCGCGCCCACGACAACCTCGACGTCACGATCCACGGCAACGAGGAGCGCGGTCTATTGCACTGCCTCCTCGAAGTGCCCGGCCATGAGCAGGTGCACGCGATCTGCGTGCACCTGGGGCTGCGCGAAGGCCATCGTCAGCGCCAGGTCGGCCTGCTGCTGGCGTTGCTCGACAGCCTGCCGCCGGACGAGCCGGTCATCGTCGCCGGCGACTTTAACGACTGGCGCCTGAAAGCCGATGCGCGACTGTCGGGCCATCTGCGCGAAGCCTTTGGCAAACCAGCACGCAGCTTTCCCGCCCGCCTGCCGCTGCTGCGCCTGGACCGCATCTACCTGCGCAATGCACAGGCCTGCGAGGCACGGGTGTTGTCCCGATACCCGTGGTCACACCTCTCCGACCATGCCCCACTGGTGGCGCAGGTGACGCTATGA
- a CDS encoding DUF72 domain-containing protein yields the protein MSEIRIGISGWRYGPWRKDFYPKGLRQDDELAFASRAVNSIEINGSFYALQTPERYGHWRDETPQGFVFSVKAPRYITHVRRLREIDEALANFFASGPLLLGDKLGPFLWQFPPNLKFDAHRFSDFLAKLPRDRNAARLLARQAAERLQGNGGTAIRGNARLRHAVEIRHPSFLCDTFISLLRKHKIALVVADSAGKWPYVEEVTADFVYLRLHGDVELYSSGYTASALRRWRLRIQAWAAGGQPKDAQRVVRRAPAKRASRDVYCYFDNDQKVHAPYDARRLLAKLDLDGELVTEPGVKPQEPL from the coding sequence GTGAGCGAGATCCGCATTGGTATTTCCGGTTGGCGCTATGGCCCATGGCGCAAGGACTTCTACCCCAAGGGGCTGCGCCAGGACGACGAGCTGGCGTTCGCCTCGCGGGCGGTCAACAGCATCGAGATCAATGGTTCGTTCTACGCACTGCAGACACCGGAACGCTATGGTCATTGGCGTGACGAGACACCGCAGGGTTTCGTGTTCTCGGTCAAGGCACCGCGTTACATCACCCATGTGCGCAGGCTTCGCGAGATCGATGAAGCGCTTGCCAACTTTTTCGCATCGGGCCCATTGCTGCTGGGCGACAAGTTGGGGCCATTTCTCTGGCAGTTTCCGCCGAACCTGAAGTTCGACGCGCACCGCTTCAGCGACTTCCTGGCCAAGCTGCCGCGTGACCGCAACGCTGCCCGCCTCCTCGCCCGCCAGGCGGCCGAGCGCCTGCAAGGCAACGGCGGCACTGCCATCCGAGGTAACGCACGCCTGCGCCACGCCGTGGAGATTCGCCACCCCAGCTTCCTCTGCGACACCTTCATCAGCCTGCTGCGCAAGCACAAGATTGCCTTGGTGGTCGCTGACAGCGCGGGCAAATGGCCTTATGTCGAGGAGGTCACGGCCGATTTCGTGTACCTGCGCCTGCATGGCGATGTCGAACTCTATAGCAGCGGCTACACCGCCAGCGCACTACGCCGCTGGCGCCTGCGCATCCAGGCCTGGGCTGCCGGCGGCCAGCCAAAGGATGCCCAGCGCGTGGTACGCCGCGCCCCGGCAAAACGCGCCTCCCGTGACGTGTACTGTTACTTCGACAACGACCAGAAAGTGCATGCCCCCTACGATGCCCGCCGCCTGCTGGCCAAGCTCGACCTTGACGGCGAGCTGGTGACCGAGCCTGGCGTCAAGCCGCAGGAGCCGCTATGA
- the lexA gene encoding transcriptional repressor LexA, producing the protein MYSMDNLPPKRRAILAFIRERITDQGQPPSLADIAERFGFASRSVARKHITALHQAGFIDVTPNQARGIRLAEPLRRPEILEVPVLGQVAAGAPIGPDLDIHEQLLLDPSLFRRTPDYLLKVRGDSMIDDGIFDGDLVGIRQQGEARDGQIVVARLDGEVTIKRLQRTRGGYRLLPRNPAYAPIDISPEREFFIEGVFCGLLRRD; encoded by the coding sequence ATGTACTCCATGGACAATCTACCCCCCAAACGCCGCGCCATCCTCGCGTTCATCCGCGAGCGCATCACCGATCAAGGCCAGCCGCCGTCGCTGGCCGATATCGCCGAGCGCTTCGGTTTCGCCTCGCGCAGCGTGGCGCGCAAACACATCACCGCCCTGCACCAGGCCGGTTTCATCGACGTCACGCCCAATCAGGCGCGGGGTATTCGCCTGGCCGAGCCCTTGCGCCGGCCGGAAATCCTCGAAGTGCCGGTGCTTGGCCAGGTGGCCGCCGGCGCGCCCATCGGCCCCGACCTTGATATCCACGAGCAGTTGCTGCTCGATCCCAGCCTGTTCCGGCGCACGCCGGACTACTTGCTCAAGGTGCGCGGCGACTCGATGATTGACGACGGCATCTTCGACGGCGACCTGGTCGGCATTCGCCAGCAGGGCGAGGCCCGCGATGGGCAGATCGTGGTCGCCCGGCTCGATGGCGAGGTGACCATCAAGCGTCTGCAGCGCACCCGTGGCGGCTATCGCCTGCTGCCGCGCAACCCTGCCTATGCCCCGATCGACATCAGCCCGGAGCGCGAATTCTTCATCGAAGGCGTGTTCTGCGGCCTGCTGAGGCGTGACTGA